A section of the Bacillus sp. HSf4 genome encodes:
- the jag gene encoding RNA-binding cell elongation regulator Jag/EloR, translating into MKELTATGRTVDEAVQSGLKQLELQADDAEIAIIDEGKKGLFGIFGHQPAVVKIREKIDPVKEAKQYLENVVKNMGIEAQVTATVEPKKVTFLLKGDKTALLIGKRGQTLNALETLTQLVINRHSDRYIHVVVDAEGYRAKRKETLAQLAMKLADQARRQKKDIHLEPMPSSERKVIHDTLSGYSSEIETYSTGEDHNRHLVISYKK; encoded by the coding sequence GTGAAGGAACTGACTGCTACTGGACGTACCGTCGATGAAGCAGTGCAATCCGGGCTTAAACAGCTGGAACTCCAAGCAGACGATGCTGAAATCGCCATAATCGATGAAGGCAAAAAGGGATTATTCGGCATTTTCGGACATCAGCCTGCAGTTGTCAAAATTCGAGAAAAAATAGATCCTGTAAAAGAAGCGAAACAGTATTTGGAAAATGTTGTGAAGAACATGGGGATAGAAGCGCAGGTGACGGCGACAGTTGAGCCGAAAAAGGTCACCTTCCTGTTAAAAGGTGACAAAACGGCGCTTTTGATCGGAAAAAGAGGACAAACGTTAAACGCTCTTGAAACGTTGACACAGCTTGTCATCAACCGGCACTCCGACCGCTATATTCATGTGGTAGTCGATGCTGAAGGGTACCGTGCAAAGCGGAAGGAAACCTTGGCGCAGCTGGCCATGAAGCTGGCCGATCAGGCGAGAAGGCAGAAAAAAGACATTCATCTTGAACCGATGCCTTCCAGTGAGCGCAAAGTGATCCATGACACGCTTTCGGGCTATTCCAGTGAAATTGAAACGTATTCAACCGGTGAAGATCATAA